One genomic segment of Mobula hypostoma chromosome 2, sMobHyp1.1, whole genome shotgun sequence includes these proteins:
- the lratd1 gene encoding protein LRATD1, with protein sequence MGNQIDRITHLNYSELPTGDPSGIEKDELRVGVAYFFSDDEDELDERAPQPERTWREPSPTREGGAAVLLLGELEYSAFCCHECIFSKLGGSQDLSAYPVSALLPRCRAGDLLELACGGGQPAHWVVYVGSGCVIHLQGQEIREEHLAQVSGGRLARIVNSWYRYRALPAELVVQNARGHVGLQGHEVCWTNSESFAAWCRFGKREFKAGGESRGAGGQEGRYLLKLHLPDSRVHTLNFPSLEDLIREKRRQDAGGRVGVLKELSVLNQK encoded by the coding sequence ATGGGAAATCAAATCGACCGGATCACCCACCTGAACTACAGCGAGCTCCCCACGGGCGATCCCTCTGGCATCGAGAAGGACGAGCTGAGGGTGGGGGTGGCCTACTTCTTCTCGGATGATGAGGACGAGCTGGACGAGCGGGCGCCGCAGCCTGAGAGGACATGGAGGGAGCCGAGCCCGACCCGCGAAGGGGGGGCAGCGGTACTCCTGCTGGGCGAGCTGGAGTATTCGGCCTTCTGCTGTCACGAGTGCATCTTCTCCAAGTTGGGCGGCAGCCAGGACCTCAGCGCCTACCCAGTGAGTGCGCTGCTGCCCAGGTGCCGAGCAGGTGACCTACTAGAGTTGGCATGCGGCGGTGGGCAGCCAGCTCACTGGGTGGTGTACGTGGGCTCTGGCTGCGTCATCCACCTGCAGGGACAGGAGATCCGCGAGGAGCACCTGGCGCAGGTGAGCGGCGGGCGCCTGGCCCGCATCGTCAACAGCTGGTACCGCTACCGGGCGCTTCCGGCCGAGCTGGTGGTGCAGAATGCGCGGGGCCACGTTGGCCTCCAAGGGCATGAAGTGTGCTGGACCAACTCGGAGAGCTTCGCTGCCTGGTGCCGGTTCGGCAAGCGGGAGTTCAAGGCGGGCGGGGAGTCCCGGGGTGCAGGAGGGCAGGAGGGCCGTTACCTGCTCAAGCTGCACCTGCCTGATAGCAGGGTGCACACCCTCAACTTCCCCAGCCTGGAGGACCTGATCAGGGAGAAGCGGCGCCAGGATGCTGGCGGCAGAGTGGGAGTGCTGAAAGAGCTGTCGGTGCTGAACCAAAAAtag